The nucleotide sequence TGCAGTCAGGCCGGCGTATCGATCTGTTGATCAGCGACGTGGGCCTGCCGGGCATGAACGGCCGGCAACTGGCGGAAATCGGCCGACAGATCCGCCCGGACCTGCGGGTGCTGTTCATCACCGGCTACGCCGAACATGCTGCGGTACGCGGCGGATTCCTCGACCCGGGCATGCAGATGATCACCAAACCGTTCACGTTTGACCTGTTGACGGCCAAGGTCCGGGAGATGATCGGGACCTGAGACACACCCCTGTGGGAGCCTGCTCGCGATAGCGGTTTTACATTCGACATAGATGCAAGCTGATCCACCGCCTTCGCGAGCAGGCTCGCTCCCACAGGGTTGTGTGGCGTATGCAGATTCTGCATTCACCCAGGAACAAATGTGGGAGCGAGCCTGCTCGCGATAGCGGTTGTACATTCAGCATGGATGCAAGCTGACCCACCGCTATCGCGAGCAGGCTCCCACAGGGATCTGTGCTGGATGCAGGGCTTCAGGACAACATCGTGCGCATGATGCTCTGCAATTCGTCCAGGTCGAAGGGTTTGTCCAGGATCGGTGCCCGGCGGGTGATGGGGCTGTCGGTGTCGCGCACTTCCTGGGCGTAACCGCTGATGAAGATCACTTTCAGCTCAGGACGCAGCTTGACCGCGGGTTCGGCGATCTGCACCCCGGAAATACCCCCCTGCAGGCGGAAGTCGGTGATGATCATGTCCAGGTGGGGCTTGCTTGCCAGGATCTCGAAAGCCTTTGCGCCGTTCTCGGCCTGCAGCACCCGATACCCCGCCCCTGACAGGTAGGCGGACAACACCATCATGATCGACGGGTCATCCTCGACGACCAATACAACATCTTGCGCATCTTCACTCATGGGAAGCCTTCGTTCGATCAATAGCTGCTGATACGACCGTAGAGTCATTCAGAGGTTGCGTCAATGCGACGTTTTTTGGAAGGGCGGTGACCTGCAAAGGCAAGCAGACGCGAAACAACGCGCCCTCGTTGATACGACTGCTGACCGTGATGGTCCCCCCATGGGCGGCCACGATCTGCTCGGAAATGAACAGGCCCAACCCCAGCCCGGAGGTCACCGCCTTGGAGGTCACCCGCTCGAACTGCTGGAAGATGCGTTTCTGGTTCTCGTCGCTGATACCGATGCCGCGGTCCTGGACTTCAACACAGGCATGCTCGGGTGTCTGGTAGACGCGCACATCGATCGGGCTCTTGCCGCCATAGCGCAACGCGTTGGTCAGCAGGTTCGTCACCACCTGCTCGATCCGAAACTCATCCCACAACCCTTCCACCGAAGGCTCGGCGGTGTAGTTCAAGGCGCATTCGGCGGCCAGGATCTGCGGCTGTAAATTACGCAACAGGTTGGCCACCAAGGTTGCGAGGTTGAAACGGGTCGGCCGGATGGACAACTTGCCGGTACGAATGCGTGACACGTCCAGCATGTCCTCGATCAGCCGGATCAGGCTCTTGATCTGCCGCTCGTCGCGCTCGACCATCGCCTTCACCTTATCCAGGCTGAACGCCGCGGCGTTGTCCCGGGCCAGGTGCATCTTGCGCAGCTGAGTCTCGAGGATCAGGCCGTTGAGAGGGGTACGCACCTCATGGGCGACGATCGACATGAAGTCGTCACGCATACGCACCGCCTGCTCGAGTTCGTTGCGGGTGGCCTGCAACTCCTGCAGCAGCACTTCCTGTTCCCGACGACTCTGCTCCAGGGCGACGACCTGTTCCTTCACCGCCCTCTTCTGGCGATGGAGCTCCACAAACACACTGACCTTGCTCTTGACCGCATGGGTGTCCAACGGCTTGTGCAGAAAGTCCACCGCACCGTTTTCATAGCCGGTAAAGGCATAGTTGCGCTCCCGGCCGGCGGCGCTGACAAAAATGATCGGGATGCTGCGGGTCTTCTCCGTGCCTCGCATCAGCTCGGCCAGTTCGAAGCCGTTCATGTCCGGCATCTGTACATCGATGATGGCAAGGGCAAAGTCATGTTGCAGCAGCAGCGACAACGCCTGGTCAGCCGACTGAGCCTTGTAGACCTTGCGGTCGTCACCCTTGATCAGGGCTTCCAGCGCCAACAGATTCTCCGGCAGATCATCGACGATCAGCAGTTTGGCTTGAATATCTCTTGGCATGTGGTTCATTCCAGCCCGGCCAACAATTGGCCGATGTCTTGCAAAGTGAGGATATGGTCGGGCTCGTGCAGCGCCAGTGCTGCTTCGGGCATGGTCGAGACCTGGGCTTCGGCGGGGTCTTGGACGACGGTGATCCCGCCCAGTTCCTTGACCCTGGCCAGGCCCCGGGCGCCATCGTCACTGGCCCCGGTCAGCAACACCGCCAGCAGGTTCGGGCCGTAGGCATCGGCAGCCGATTCGAACAACACATCGATGGACGGCCGGGAGTGACGCACCGGTTCCTCCAGGCTCAACGACAGGCTGCAATCGGCCTCGACCGACAAGTGGTAGCCAGGTGCAGCGACATACAAGGTACCGGGCTTGATGTCCTGCTTGTCCTGCGCCTCTTCCACCGGCACCGCCAGACGACGGTCAAGGACCTGGGCCAATTGGCTGTGGCGCTCGTTGGGCAAGTGCAGCACCACCAGGATAGGCAAGCTGAAGCCCTTGCGCAGTTGCCCGAACACCCTGAGCAGCGCGTCGACACCGCCGGCGGAGGCGCCAACGGCAATGGCTTCGATCCGGGACCAGGATCCTTCCGTCGTCTGGTTCATAGCTTGCGATAGATCCGTTCCTGTTTGACCAACGGCTCGAATTGCTTGCCGTAATTCGAGAAATCCAGCGTTTCCTTGCTGCCCAACACCAGGAAACCGCGGTGACAAAGGGACTCATGAAACAGCCCGAACGCACGATCTTGCAATTTTTTATTGAAGTAGATTAATACGTTACGGCATGAAATTAATTGAGTTTCTGAAAAAACGCTGTCAGTCGCCAGGCTGTGGTCGGCAAAAGTCACATTCTCGCGCAGGGTCTTGTCGAACATCGCGTAATCGTAGGCGGCAGTGTAGTAATCGGCAAAGGATCGCCGCCCGCCGGCCTGCTGGTAGTTCCGGGTATAGGCTCGCACGTTGTCCAGGGCAAAAATGCCCTGCTTGGCCTTCTCCAACGACCTGGGGTTGATGTCGGTGGCGTAGATGAGCGTACGGTCCAACAGCCCCTCTTCGCGCAGCAGGATCGCCATGGAATAGACCTCCTCTCCGGTGCTGCACCCGGCGATCCAGATCTTGATCGAAGGATAGGTCTTGAGCAGCGGCACCACTTCCTGACGAATCGCCAGGAAGTGCGAGGGGTCGCGGAACATTTCGCTGACAGGGATCGTCAGCAGCTGCAATAACTGCATGAACATGCCGGGGTCGTGCAGTACACGCTCCTGGAGCGCCGAGATGGTCCGGCATTCGAACTGGCTCAGCGCATGATGGACCCGGCGCTTGATGGACGCACCGGAGTAATCCCTGAAATCGTAGCTGTACTTGAGGTAGATCGCGTCGATCAACAGACGCAGTTCAATGTCGGTGTCTCTTTCCACTAAATTCTTTCCATATTCGGCAACCACACGCGAATCAGCGAAAACAGGCGATCCAGGTCGATCGGTTTGGCCAGGTAGTCGTTGGAACCGGCCGCAATGCAGCGCTCCTGATCATCCTTCATGGCCTTGGCCGTCACGGCGATGATGGGCAGCTTGCGCCAGCGCGGGTCCTTGCGGATGCGTGCGGTGGCTTCGAAACCGTCCATTTCCGGCATCATCACGTCCATCAGCACCAGGTCGATGTCTTCCACTTCACTCAGGCGTTCGATCGCTTCGTAGCCGTTACGGCCGATGATCACGACCGCCCCTTTTGCCTCCAGGGCGCTGGTCAGTGCAAAGATGTTGCGCACATCATCATCCACCAGCAGCACTTTGCGCCCTTCGAACACCTTGTCCCGGCTGCGGGCTGTCTTGAGCATCCGCTGCCGTTCATGGGACAACCGCGATTCGACTTTGTGCAAAAAGAGTGTGACTTCGTCCAGCAGGCGTTCTGGCGAGCGGGCGCCCTTGATGATGATCGAGCGCGAATACTTGCGCAGGTCGGCCTCCTCATCGCGGGTCAGGTTGCGCCCGGTGTAGACAATCACCGGCGGGAACGAGCAGATCTCTTCGGTGGACATGCGCTTGAGCAAGTCATTGCCCAGCATGTCCGGCAACTTCAGGTCGATGATCATGCAGTCGTAGACGTTGCTGCGCAGCAGATCCAGGGCCTGCTGGGCCAGACCAACGGCGGTGATCTCGATGTCCTCGTCACCGATCAGGCGGGTAATGCTGTCACGCTGCAAGTCATCGTCTTCCACCAGCAACACCCGTTTGACCTTCTGGGTCAGCTTGGCTTCCAGACGGGCGAACACGTCCTTGAGCTCTTCACGGGTGGTCGGCTTGACCGCATAGCCGATGGCACCCATGTGCATGGCGGCTTCGACGCGATCTTCGACGGAAATCACATGCACCGGGATATGCCGGGTCTCGGCCTGCTCCTTGAGCCGCTGCAACACTGTCAGCCCGGAATGATCGGGCAGGCGCATGTCCAGCAGGATCGCATCGGGGCTCAGTTGCGAGGCAAGGTCAAAGCCTTCGTCGGCACCGTGGGCCACCAGGCACAGGTAACCCAGTTCATGGGCAAGGTCGAAAAGGATCCGGGCAAACTTGGGCTCGTCTTCGATCACCAGGATGCAACGGGCATCGAACGGCGCCTTATCCCGATCGTCGGCGAAGCGGGCAATGGACGGTTCCACCTGGGCAACCAGCGGTACCGGTGCGGGGACCGGCGCATGGGTCACGGGCGCCGGCACAGCGGCCGTTGGCGTAAATGTCCGCGGCTCCACCGGGGTATCCCCCGGCTCGACATAACGCTCAGGCAACACCAGCGTGAACACACTGCCCTGCCCCGGCGCGCTGGAAACCGAGATCGAGCCGCCCAGCAAGGTCGCCAGGTCCCGCGAGATCGACAGCCCCAGGCCGGTGCCGCCGTAACGGCGATTGGTGGTACCGTCGGCCTGGCGGAATGCCTCGAAGATGCTCTGCTGTTGTTCAGGGGAAATGCCGATGCCCGAATCCCGCACCATGAAGGCAACGCCTGAACCAGGCTGGCCAGCCACGGACAGGCTCACGGTGCCTTGCTCGGTAAACTTCACCGCGTTGGACAGCAGGTTCTTGAGCACCTGTTCCAGGCGCTGGCGGTCGGTGTACAGCATCGCCGGTGCGTCAGGAAGAACCTGCACATCGAAGCCCAGGCCCTTGTCGGCCGCCAGGGGCTTGAACATGTCGCGCAAGCCTTCTACCAGGCGCGACACACCGGTGTTTTCCGGGCGAACCTCCAGTTTGCCGGCCTCGACCTTGGAAATATCGAGGATGTCGTTGATCAGGTTCAGCAGGTCGTTGCCGGCGGAGTAGATCGATTCGGCAAACTTGACCTGTTCCTCGCTGAGATTGTTCTGCGGATTCTCCGCCAACAGCTTGGACAGGATCAGCGAACTGTTGAGCGGCGTGCGCAGCTCGTGGGACATGTTGGCGAGGAACTCGGACTTGTACTTGCTCGAACGCTGCAACTCTTCGGCGCGTTCCTGCAACTGCAGCTGGGCCAGGTTCAGTTCGTTGTTCTTCTGATCCATGGCATCGCGTTGTTCGGCCAGTTGCTCGTTGGTCTGCTCCAGCTCCTGTTGCTGGGCCTCAAGATGGACCTGGGACTCCTTGAGAACGCGCGACTGTTCCTCCAGCTCTTCGTTGGCGGTCTTGAGCTCTTCCTGCTGGACCTGCAGCTCTTCGTTCAACTGCTGGGTTTCCGCCAGCACTTCCTGCAAGCGCTGCCGGTAACGGGCGGCTTCGATGGAGGTACCGACGTTACCGGCAATCAGCTCCAGCAGCTCGATATCGCGCTCGGTCAAGGGCCGCAGAAAACCCAATTCGATAACACCGTTGATTCGGTCATCGTCGCTGGTCGGCACCACCACCACGCTGTTGGGCAAGCCTTGCCCCAGCCCGGAGCTGACTTTCAGGTAATCGTCGGGCACATGATCCAGCCGAATGAGACGTCCCTGCTGCACGGCCTGGCCGGCGATGCCTTCGCCGGCAACGATCACCTGGTGCTGTTCGTCATCCTCCCGGGAAAGACCGTAAGTGGCGACCCGCTTGAGCACGCCGCTTTCCTCTCGCGCATAAAGCGCCGCGACGGCGGCGCCGAGGTACTTGGCACAGAACTGCAGGGTGTTGCGCCCCAGCAGGTTCAGGGTCAGTTGCCCCAGCACCTGCTCGGCCAACTGGGTCTGGCCACTACGCAGCCAGGCCTGTTTTTCCAGGTGCGAGGCACTCTCTTGTTGTGTCCTGAGACTGGCGCCGTAACTGTTGGACAGGCTCAACAGATCCCGCCGTCCGACATAGGCCAGCAACCCACTGATCGCGGCAACGAACAGCAGATACAGGGCAATGCTCCAGAGAGTGGTGGAGCGCACCTTGTCGTTGCGCTCCGTGCGCAGTTGCTGCTCGGTATTGACGATGTCTTCGAAGGTCTCGCGGATTTCGTCGGTCAAGCGCTTACCGCGCCCGGCCTTTACCACGCCCCGGTAATCGCCGCTGCTGCGTTGCAGCTCGATCATGTTCTGAGCGTATTTGGCCCACTCCACCTGGAGCGCCTGCACCTTGTGCAGGCGATCGGTCTGGACGGGGTTATCGGCTGTCAATTCCAGCAATGTCTCAAGCGCGACGGCAATCCGCGGCTTGGCCACCTCATAAGGTTCCAGGTAGTGCTCATCGCCGTTCAGGAGATAACCGCGCATGCCGGTTTCCAGGTCGACGCTCAGTTTCAGCGCTTCATTGGCATTATTGATCACTCGATCGCTATGCTCGACCCATTGGATCACCGACAGCAGATAGGTGATCAGCACAATGAAAAACACCGCGCTGAGGCCGCCCATGCCCAACGGCAGGCTGATATTGCGACTCAGGAGCTTGCGAAAACTTTGCTCGTCAACCGAAGACGAAGGAGTCATGGAAAAGGCCTTGGCAAACAGTTGGAAACCATGGAGTCTGCCCGAAAGTTACGGGTTGGATCCACACTTCTGACAAGATCGAAGGCATGATTCCCCTGGCGGTCTGCCCTGTAGCAAGGAAGCGACTATCCTTGTCAGCTCTTGTACTATAGATCCTTTCTTGTACAGGCTCGGGAACTTGTGTCGCCTCGCCACTTACTCATGCATGAGGCCTTTTTTCGCCCCTCCCGATTTTATTTCCTGAGAATAATGACTATGTCCACCCCCGCTCCTGCCGCTGCCACCACCGTTCTGGTAGTCGAAGACGACGACATCGTCCGCATGCTGATCGTCGATGTACTGGAGGAACTGGAATATCAGGTGCTCGAGGCGGACGGTTGTGAGCAGGCACTGGACTACCTGCGCAACCCGGACCAACCGATCGACCTGATGATGACGGACATCGGCCTGCCGGTGATGGACGGCCGCGAGCTGGCCAGGCAAGCCCGCCTGGTGCGGCCCGGGTTGCCGGTCCTGTTCGCCAGCGGCTATGCCGAAAGCATCGACGTACCGGAAAGCATGGCGGTGATCGGCAAGCCTTTTTCCATCGATCAACTGCGCGACAAGGTCAAAAGCATTCTTTCTTGAGCCCAGGCGGATTCTTGGTCACTATCGGCGCCCCCGCGCCGACCGCGCCTGATCCCTCCCAAGGAAAT is from Pseudomonas sp. B21-056 and encodes:
- a CDS encoding hybrid sensor histidine kinase/response regulator; protein product: MPRDIQAKLLIVDDLPENLLALEALIKGDDRKVYKAQSADQALSLLLQHDFALAIIDVQMPDMNGFELAELMRGTEKTRSIPIIFVSAAGRERNYAFTGYENGAVDFLHKPLDTHAVKSKVSVFVELHRQKRAVKEQVVALEQSRREQEVLLQELQATRNELEQAVRMRDDFMSIVAHEVRTPLNGLILETQLRKMHLARDNAAAFSLDKVKAMVERDERQIKSLIRLIEDMLDVSRIRTGKLSIRPTRFNLATLVANLLRNLQPQILAAECALNYTAEPSVEGLWDEFRIEQVVTNLLTNALRYGGKSPIDVRVYQTPEHACVEVQDRGIGISDENQKRIFQQFERVTSKAVTSGLGLGLFISEQIVAAHGGTITVSSRINEGALFRVCLPLQVTALPKNVALTQPLNDSTVVSAAIDRTKASHE
- a CDS encoding CheR family methyltransferase, producing MERDTDIELRLLIDAIYLKYSYDFRDYSGASIKRRVHHALSQFECRTISALQERVLHDPGMFMQLLQLLTIPVSEMFRDPSHFLAIRQEVVPLLKTYPSIKIWIAGCSTGEEVYSMAILLREEGLLDRTLIYATDINPRSLEKAKQGIFALDNVRAYTRNYQQAGGRRSFADYYTAAYDYAMFDKTLRENVTFADHSLATDSVFSETQLISCRNVLIYFNKKLQDRAFGLFHESLCHRGFLVLGSKETLDFSNYGKQFEPLVKQERIYRKL
- a CDS encoding chemotaxis protein CheB, producing MNQTTEGSWSRIEAIAVGASAGGVDALLRVFGQLRKGFSLPILVVLHLPNERHSQLAQVLDRRLAVPVEEAQDKQDIKPGTLYVAAPGYHLSVEADCSLSLSLEEPVRHSRPSIDVLFESAADAYGPNLLAVLLTGASDDGARGLARVKELGGITVVQDPAEAQVSTMPEAALALHEPDHILTLQDIGQLLAGLE
- a CDS encoding response regulator, coding for MSEDAQDVVLVVEDDPSIMMVLSAYLSGAGYRVLQAENGAKAFEILASKPHLDMIITDFRLQGGISGVQIAEPAVKLRPELKVIFISGYAQEVRDTDSPITRRAPILDKPFDLDELQSIMRTMLS
- a CDS encoding response regulator, which gives rise to MTPSSSVDEQSFRKLLSRNISLPLGMGGLSAVFFIVLITYLLSVIQWVEHSDRVINNANEALKLSVDLETGMRGYLLNGDEHYLEPYEVAKPRIAVALETLLELTADNPVQTDRLHKVQALQVEWAKYAQNMIELQRSSGDYRGVVKAGRGKRLTDEIRETFEDIVNTEQQLRTERNDKVRSTTLWSIALYLLFVAAISGLLAYVGRRDLLSLSNSYGASLRTQQESASHLEKQAWLRSGQTQLAEQVLGQLTLNLLGRNTLQFCAKYLGAAVAALYAREESGVLKRVATYGLSREDDEQHQVIVAGEGIAGQAVQQGRLIRLDHVPDDYLKVSSGLGQGLPNSVVVVPTSDDDRINGVIELGFLRPLTERDIELLELIAGNVGTSIEAARYRQRLQEVLAETQQLNEELQVQQEELKTANEELEEQSRVLKESQVHLEAQQQELEQTNEQLAEQRDAMDQKNNELNLAQLQLQERAEELQRSSKYKSEFLANMSHELRTPLNSSLILSKLLAENPQNNLSEEQVKFAESIYSAGNDLLNLINDILDISKVEAGKLEVRPENTGVSRLVEGLRDMFKPLAADKGLGFDVQVLPDAPAMLYTDRQRLEQVLKNLLSNAVKFTEQGTVSLSVAGQPGSGVAFMVRDSGIGISPEQQQSIFEAFRQADGTTNRRYGGTGLGLSISRDLATLLGGSISVSSAPGQGSVFTLVLPERYVEPGDTPVEPRTFTPTAAVPAPVTHAPVPAPVPLVAQVEPSIARFADDRDKAPFDARCILVIEDEPKFARILFDLAHELGYLCLVAHGADEGFDLASQLSPDAILLDMRLPDHSGLTVLQRLKEQAETRHIPVHVISVEDRVEAAMHMGAIGYAVKPTTREELKDVFARLEAKLTQKVKRVLLVEDDDLQRDSITRLIGDEDIEITAVGLAQQALDLLRSNVYDCMIIDLKLPDMLGNDLLKRMSTEEICSFPPVIVYTGRNLTRDEEADLRKYSRSIIIKGARSPERLLDEVTLFLHKVESRLSHERQRMLKTARSRDKVFEGRKVLLVDDDVRNIFALTSALEAKGAVVIIGRNGYEAIERLSEVEDIDLVLMDVMMPEMDGFEATARIRKDPRWRKLPIIAVTAKAMKDDQERCIAAGSNDYLAKPIDLDRLFSLIRVWLPNMERI
- a CDS encoding response regulator — its product is MSTPAPAAATTVLVVEDDDIVRMLIVDVLEELEYQVLEADGCEQALDYLRNPDQPIDLMMTDIGLPVMDGRELARQARLVRPGLPVLFASGYAESIDVPESMAVIGKPFSIDQLRDKVKSILS